The Metabacillus schmidteae genome has a segment encoding these proteins:
- the cudC gene encoding choline uptake/conversion transcriptional regulator CudC, whose amino-acid sequence MERMCVNVVERDLQPHDKDYLEVLEEAEAIVIDAIAETMDLYGITLSVGRLYGVLYFSEEPMTLNQMSNSLGMSKPSMSTGIHSLMDIEMVQKVWRKGERKDLYTAEKDFFVSFVSFFCKKWDRELSINLQAIEKATQQLNSLVENPDVPDALHRKAKKDLQLLEESTKYYLWLKKLVHAFRSKDLFKMIEEYDAD is encoded by the coding sequence ATGGAGAGGATGTGTGTTAATGTGGTAGAACGAGATCTTCAACCCCATGATAAGGATTATTTAGAAGTACTAGAAGAAGCAGAGGCAATTGTTATTGATGCTATAGCTGAAACGATGGATTTATATGGAATAACTCTATCAGTCGGCAGACTTTATGGAGTTCTATATTTTAGTGAAGAACCAATGACATTGAACCAGATGAGCAATAGTTTGGGAATGAGCAAACCAAGCATGAGCACAGGTATTCATTCTCTAATGGATATCGAAATGGTACAAAAAGTTTGGCGAAAAGGGGAACGAAAAGATTTATATACAGCAGAGAAAGACTTTTTTGTATCATTTGTTTCCTTTTTCTGCAAAAAGTGGGATCGTGAACTCTCAATAAACTTACAAGCGATCGAAAAAGCAACTCAACAATTAAATTCTCTAGTAGAAAATCCCGATGTGCCTGATGCTTTACATCGAAAAGCAAAAAAAGATCTTCAACTACTTGAAGAATCAACTAAATATTATTTGTGGTTAAAAAAATTGGTACATGCATTTCGATCGAAAGACCTGTTTAAAATGATTGAAGAATATGATGCGGATTAA
- the betB gene encoding betaine-aldehyde dehydrogenase codes for MKRMYINGQWVQAKSNETKEIINPFNQEVIETVPRGSREDAKEAILAARNAFDEGEWGHLSAAERGDLLFQVAQKIKENKQELAELESLNTGKTVTESLADMDGIAGVFQYYAGLADKDGGLMIESPNPNSVSRVIREPVGVCGLIAPWNYPLLQASWKLAPALAAGNTVVLKPAEITPLTSIKMCEIFEEVGFPKGVINLVLGPGSSVGSELAENPLVDLISFTGGAEGGRQIMKAASGNFKKISMELGGKNPNLVFADADFDTAVDYALNAVFFHAGQVCSAGARLILEKSIHDRFVEAVVERAKHIRIGDGFDEDTQMGPVISAEHLASIEDYIQTGLKEGATLVLGGKRPSAPELQKGFFIEPTIFTNCHTNMHIVQEESFGPVLTIEKFETEEEAVRLANDSLYGLAGAVWTRDMNRAERVVRKLRMGTTWINDYHPYFPQAPWGGYKQSGIGRELSHVGIEEYTEIKHIYLNTQPEPMNWFKEVKGKASQLAEF; via the coding sequence ATGAAACGAATGTACATCAATGGTCAATGGGTTCAGGCAAAAAGTAATGAAACTAAAGAGATCATCAATCCTTTTAATCAAGAAGTGATTGAAACAGTTCCTCGAGGAAGCAGGGAAGATGCAAAAGAAGCAATTCTAGCAGCAAGAAATGCTTTTGATGAAGGAGAGTGGGGTCACCTATCAGCGGCTGAACGAGGTGATCTTCTTTTTCAAGTAGCTCAAAAAATAAAAGAGAATAAACAAGAATTGGCTGAGTTAGAGTCACTGAATACAGGGAAAACGGTTACAGAAAGTCTTGCTGATATGGATGGGATTGCTGGGGTGTTTCAATATTATGCAGGACTTGCTGATAAAGACGGAGGTTTGATGATTGAATCTCCTAATCCAAATTCAGTTAGTCGTGTCATACGTGAACCTGTTGGTGTTTGTGGATTGATTGCTCCTTGGAATTATCCATTGCTTCAAGCATCATGGAAACTAGCACCGGCATTAGCTGCGGGCAATACAGTTGTGCTAAAACCAGCCGAAATTACACCACTTACATCGATCAAAATGTGTGAGATTTTTGAAGAAGTAGGCTTTCCAAAAGGTGTCATAAACCTTGTATTGGGCCCAGGTTCATCAGTCGGGTCAGAATTGGCTGAAAACCCGCTTGTCGACCTTATTTCATTTACAGGTGGAGCAGAAGGGGGCAGACAAATTATGAAAGCAGCCAGTGGTAACTTTAAAAAGATTTCAATGGAACTTGGCGGAAAAAATCCAAACCTTGTGTTTGCGGATGCCGATTTTGATACGGCTGTTGATTATGCCCTAAATGCTGTTTTCTTCCATGCTGGACAAGTTTGTTCCGCAGGTGCCCGATTAATTCTAGAAAAATCCATTCACGATCGATTTGTAGAAGCAGTCGTAGAACGAGCAAAGCATATTAGAATTGGAGACGGTTTCGATGAAGATACTCAAATGGGGCCGGTTATCTCTGCTGAGCATTTGGCTAGTATTGAAGATTATATTCAAACAGGGCTGAAGGAAGGTGCAACGCTTGTTCTTGGAGGAAAAAGGCCTAGTGCACCTGAGCTGCAAAAAGGCTTTTTTATCGAACCAACTATTTTTACAAATTGTCATACGAATATGCACATTGTACAAGAGGAATCCTTTGGCCCTGTACTAACAATAGAGAAATTTGAAACAGAGGAAGAGGCAGTCCGTCTTGCTAACGATAGTTTGTATGGACTTGCTGGAGCAGTCTGGACACGCGATATGAACCGTGCCGAGCGTGTTGTAAGGAAACTTCGTATGGGAACAACATGGATTAATGACTATCATCCGTACTTTCCACAAGCACCATGGGGTGGTTATAAACAGTCCGGAATCGGACGGGAGTTGAGTCATGTTGGGATTGAAGAATATACAGAAATCAAACATATTTATTTAAATACGCAACCAGAACCTATGAATTGGTTTAAAGAAGTAAAGGGAAAAGCAAGTCAATTAGCAGAATTTTAA
- the betA gene encoding choline dehydrogenase, with product MKETYDIVIIGGGSAGCVLGNRLSEDGTRTVLVLEAGRRDYSWDLLIQMPAALPFPAGKPLYDWRYVSDPEPYMNGRRVKHARGKVLGGSGSINGMIYQRGNPLDYERWGADPGMETWDFSHCLPYFKRMENALGSDPEDELRGHDGPLKLERGPATNPLFQAFFEAAVEAGYSRTPDVNGFRQEGFGPFDKHVYKGRRFGPSRAYLHPVMGRQNLTVKTRAFVTGIDFNGRRANGVTYRRDGKTHHVTAGEVILAGGAINTPQLLQLSGVGDADYLRSLGIKPVVHLPGVGENLQDHLEVYIQHSCPLPVSEQPNLQKRRMPWIGLQWMLGRTGPAATNHFEGGGFVRSNEDVAYPNLMFHFLPVAVRYDGQKAPTAHGFQVHVGPMYSDARGKLKIRSSDPTQHPSMVFNYLSTEQDRREWIEAIKVSRDILSQPAMAPYNSGEISPGPSVRTDKEILDWVAKDAETALHPSCTAKMGPASDPMSVVDPLTMKVHGLDNVRVVDASAMPYVTNGNIHAPVLMLAEKASDLILGRKPLDPVKAEFYRHRVHPADAGTHKPFVLV from the coding sequence ATGAAAGAAACATATGACATTGTTATTATTGGCGGCGGTAGTGCGGGTTGTGTTCTCGGCAACCGTCTAAGTGAAGATGGGACACGCACTGTTCTTGTTCTAGAGGCAGGACGTAGGGATTATTCATGGGATCTATTGATCCAAATGCCAGCAGCTTTGCCGTTCCCCGCAGGGAAGCCACTCTACGACTGGAGATACGTGTCTGACCCTGAACCTTATATGAATGGACGACGTGTCAAGCATGCCCGGGGAAAGGTGCTCGGAGGTTCGGGCTCAATCAATGGCATGATTTACCAACGCGGTAATCCATTAGACTATGAACGTTGGGGAGCAGATCCAGGTATGGAAACGTGGGATTTTTCGCACTGTCTCCCGTATTTTAAACGTATGGAAAATGCTTTAGGTTCCGATCCAGAAGATGAACTGCGTGGCCACGATGGTCCTCTCAAACTGGAACGCGGTCCAGCTACTAATCCTCTATTCCAAGCGTTCTTTGAGGCAGCTGTAGAGGCTGGCTACTCGCGAACCCCCGATGTGAACGGTTTTCGGCAGGAGGGATTCGGTCCGTTTGATAAGCATGTGTACAAAGGTAGGCGGTTTGGACCTTCACGTGCATATCTGCATCCGGTTATGGGGCGTCAGAACCTCACTGTGAAAACCCGTGCTTTTGTTACAGGTATCGATTTCAATGGTAGGCGAGCCAACGGTGTGACATATCGACGAGACGGGAAGACTCATCATGTTACGGCGGGTGAAGTTATACTCGCTGGTGGTGCAATCAACACGCCGCAGTTACTTCAGCTGTCGGGTGTGGGCGATGCTGATTATCTGCGCTCACTCGGCATCAAACCGGTAGTTCACCTTCCTGGTGTAGGCGAAAACCTTCAGGATCATCTCGAAGTCTATATCCAACACTCTTGTCCGCTGCCGGTTTCCGAACAGCCTAACTTACAGAAACGGCGGATGCCTTGGATTGGTTTGCAGTGGATGCTTGGACGCACTGGTCCGGCAGCGACTAACCATTTCGAAGGCGGAGGTTTCGTCCGTTCGAACGAGGACGTCGCTTACCCAAATCTGATGTTCCATTTCCTTCCTGTAGCGGTTCGGTACGACGGACAGAAAGCGCCCACTGCTCACGGATTCCAGGTACATGTCGGACCTATGTACTCCGATGCTCGGGGGAAATTGAAGATCCGTTCGAGTGATCCCACTCAGCACCCGAGTATGGTCTTCAACTATCTTTCTACCGAACAGGACCGGCGTGAGTGGATTGAAGCGATAAAAGTTTCACGTGATATCCTATCTCAACCAGCTATGGCACCCTACAATTCGGGAGAAATCTCACCCGGCCCTTCCGTTCGTACAGATAAGGAGATTTTGGATTGGGTAGCGAAAGATGCCGAGACTGCACTTCATCCGAGTTGTACGGCAAAGATGGGGCCCGCTTCAGATCCCATGTCTGTCGTAGATCCGCTAACCATGAAGGTCCATGGTCTCGACAATGTACGAGTGGTCGATGCGTCTGCTATGCCTTACGTAACTAACGGCAATATTCATGCACCGGTGTTGATGTTGGCGGAAAAGGCATCGGACTTAATCCTAGGTCGTAAACCGCTGGATCCTGTTAAAGCCGAATTCTACCGTCATAGAGTACATCCGGCCGATGCAGGTACACATAAACCCTTTGTATTGGTTTAA
- a CDS encoding DUF4306 domain-containing protein — MKKFLIFILLFPVFAYSFFATSWTGSYIMLEENWKEHIVFTPVNMKEPQQIYEIDKFFYALKYQPIISIICILSFLLLIGISISWIKKYVMTPKV; from the coding sequence TTGAAAAAGTTCCTTATTTTTATCCTTTTATTTCCTGTATTTGCATATAGTTTTTTTGCAACTTCTTGGACGGGTTCGTACATTATGCTTGAAGAAAATTGGAAAGAACATATTGTTTTTACTCCTGTAAATATGAAAGAACCTCAACAAATTTATGAAATTGATAAGTTCTTTTATGCTTTAAAATACCAACCAATCATAAGTATTATTTGTATTTTATCTTTCTTGCTTTTAATAGGTATAAGTATTTCTTGGATTAAGAAATACGTTATGACACCCAAAGTATAG
- a CDS encoding GNAT family N-acetyltransferase, with the protein MNSNEFQEYLTSAIENYALEKTLSGNWPREESLINARAEFVKLLPKGEKTQENYLYNIQLDDQIVGMLWLARKSDEDGFIYDINIMEGHRGLGYGKVAVKLIEKVSKEIGIKKIGLQVFGHNKIARRLYEDLGYKITNIKMVKEII; encoded by the coding sequence ATGAATTCGAATGAGTTTCAAGAATATCTGACTTCCGCTATTGAAAACTATGCATTAGAAAAGACCTTATCTGGAAACTGGCCTAGGGAGGAATCACTAATTAACGCAAGGGCTGAATTTGTCAAACTCCTACCAAAAGGTGAAAAAACTCAAGAAAATTATTTATATAATATACAATTAGATGACCAAATAGTAGGAATGCTTTGGCTTGCGAGGAAGTCCGATGAAGATGGTTTTATTTATGATATTAATATTATGGAAGGTCATCGGGGATTAGGATATGGAAAAGTAGCGGTGAAGCTTATTGAGAAAGTCAGTAAGGAGATAGGTATTAAGAAGATAGGTCTTCAAGTTTTTGGTCATAACAAAATTGCAAGAAGATTATATGAGGATTTAGGCTATAAGATTACAAATATAAAAATGGTCAAGGAAATTATATAG
- a CDS encoding DUF975 family protein — protein sequence MIFDVKGKAFAVLKGNWFKVVFMMFLCFFIGVITGTGRSTLTFNNGDFNFRLLTFSASDSIFVVILGGFIGSICFFAIVDLIHNIKFNIRKRFLLTFLYSFKTKSLLIKGFLINSLNRLLQFGIVILTAIVIVNFLTLFIGELTGIRIIKLLGLILTIIIIIWVYLGLSQCMYLLYEEPKISILNCIKNSCKMMKGNRLSLISLYAIFSFWILLGLIAFVIGVLWSFAYFEVTKFEFYQMLKRKEKQKEWHGAFES from the coding sequence ATGATATTCGATGTAAAAGGAAAGGCATTCGCTGTATTAAAAGGTAATTGGTTTAAGGTTGTCTTTATGATGTTTTTATGTTTTTTCATTGGTGTAATCACAGGAACTGGCAGGTCTACACTCACTTTTAATAATGGAGATTTTAACTTTCGATTATTAACATTTTCAGCTTCGGATAGTATATTTGTGGTGATTTTAGGCGGTTTTATTGGTAGTATTTGTTTCTTTGCTATAGTTGATTTAATACATAACATCAAATTTAATATAAGGAAAAGGTTCCTATTAACATTTTTATATAGTTTTAAAACTAAAAGTCTTTTAATTAAAGGATTTTTAATTAACTCTCTTAATAGATTATTACAGTTTGGAATCGTGATACTCACTGCAATTGTAATAGTTAATTTTTTAACGCTTTTTATTGGGGAGCTTACTGGTATAAGAATTATAAAATTACTTGGTCTGATTTTAACTATTATAATAATAATTTGGGTGTATCTCGGTCTATCCCAGTGTATGTATTTACTTTATGAAGAACCAAAAATAAGCATATTAAACTGTATTAAGAATAGCTGTAAGATGATGAAAGGAAACCGACTCTCATTAATATCATTGTATGCAATTTTTAGTTTTTGGATTTTATTAGGCTTAATTGCCTTTGTTATAGGTGTTCTTTGGAGTTTCGCTTATTTTGAAGTAACTAAATTTGAATTTTATCAAATGCTTAAAAGAAAAGAAAAACAAAAAGAATGGCATGGTGCTTTTGAGTCATGA
- a CDS encoding IS3 family transposase (programmed frameshift), which translates to MSKIIFNEFQRKQLENNPNVNHVSDRSISYKPEFKIAAIKENQNGKGPKDIFIEYGFDLDIIGPEKPQQCLKRWRKTYEKYGEKGFKNERRGKGSTGRPSSKDPTLEDKLKKAEARIAFLEMEKRFLKKVRRTREEGEETRLTLSEKFQLIEATIRKHGLVRMISYLCELAAVKRKSYYAWLKAEPKRIQRERKDEQDFKLIKQVYDEKNGKSGGRDIRMVLENDYFTVMNLKKIYRIMNKFNLRSKIRRSNPYKRMAQATQEHRTCANILNRNFVHNEPGKVLLTDITYLYLENGTPVYLSCVKDGSTREILAYYLSTTLEMRLVYRTLDNLIAALDGNIHPEAILHSDQGFHYTNPEYRQKLKKLRFIQSMSRKGNCWDNAPMESFFGHLKDEIDASSCQTLTQLRGVIEDYMVYYNSYRYQWGLKRMTPEQYRGHLLSA; encoded by the exons ATGAGTAAAATTATTTTTAATGAATTTCAACGTAAACAACTTGAGAACAACCCAAATGTTAATCATGTATCAGATCGTTCGATCTCATACAAACCTGAATTTAAAATTGCTGCCATTAAGGAAAACCAAAATGGCAAAGGGCCAAAAGATATTTTCATTGAATATGGATTTGATCTAGACATAATTGGACCAGAAAAGCCTCAACAATGTTTAAAACGTTGGCGAAAAACTTATGAAAAGTATGGTGAAAAAGGTTTTAAAAATGAGCGTCGCGGAAAAGGAAGCACAGGACGTCCATCTTCGAAGGATCCTACATTAGAAGACAAACTAAAAAAAGCTGAAGCACGTATAGCCTTCTTAGAGATGGAAA AACGATTTCTTAAAAAAGTTAGAAGAACTAGAGAGGAAGGCGAAGAAACAAGACTAACATTATCAGAGAAGTTCCAACTAATTGAGGCCACCATTCGTAAACATGGTCTGGTTAGGATGATTTCCTATCTGTGTGAATTAGCTGCAGTAAAACGCAAAAGTTATTATGCCTGGCTTAAGGCTGAACCTAAGCGTATCCAAAGAGAACGTAAGGATGAACAGGATTTTAAACTTATAAAACAAGTCTACGATGAAAAAAATGGTAAATCAGGTGGACGAGATATAAGAATGGTTCTAGAAAATGACTATTTTACTGTGATGAATCTCAAGAAAATCTATCGTATTATGAATAAGTTTAACCTAAGGTCCAAAATTAGAAGGTCAAACCCATATAAACGAATGGCTCAAGCAACACAAGAACACCGCACATGTGCTAATATCCTAAATCGAAACTTTGTACATAATGAGCCTGGTAAAGTGTTACTTACTGACATCACGTATCTTTATTTAGAAAATGGAACACCTGTTTATTTGTCATGTGTTAAAGACGGTTCTACACGCGAAATTTTGGCCTATTATCTATCGACAACATTAGAAATGAGACTTGTTTATCGAACCCTTGATAACTTAATTGCTGCTTTGGACGGAAACATTCACCCGGAAGCTATTCTACATTCTGATCAAGGATTTCACTATACAAATCCAGAATATCGACAGAAGCTTAAGAAACTTAGGTTTATTCAATCAATGTCTCGTAAAGGAAACTGTTGGGATAACGCACCAATGGAATCATTCTTTGGCCATTTAAAAGATGAAATTGACGCATCTTCATGTCAAACACTCACACAGCTAAGAGGGGTAATTGAAGATTATATGGTCTACTATAATTCATACCGATATCAATGGGGATTAAAGAGAATGACCCCGGAACAATACCGGGGTCATCTATTAAGTGCATAA
- a CDS encoding MerR family transcriptional regulator has translation MKNRFTIGEMAKLHNMTLKTLRYYDEIDLLKPIYTDENNGYRYYSTEQFEQLNTIHYLKELGFSLKEIKGHLDHRNIEGFLILLEEQKRLTEEKIKKLEQINSRFQNRIKDIKRARAIKELDVPFIKRMEERRIVRLMERISSEPELEVSLRQLESQSNRSSSIFIGGVGLTLSINNIVNNKFNEYNSIFILIEEDDIQSPLVATIPEGMYVCIYYNGNHSASPEHYRALLNFINDNGFEIIGDSIERTIIDHYISGSKEDYLTEIQIPIKY, from the coding sequence TTGAAGAATAGATTTACAATTGGAGAAATGGCTAAACTTCATAATATGACGTTAAAAACTCTTCGATATTATGATGAAATTGATTTATTGAAACCTATATATACAGATGAAAACAATGGCTATAGATATTATTCAACAGAACAATTTGAACAGTTGAATACCATTCACTATTTAAAGGAATTAGGCTTTTCATTAAAGGAAATTAAAGGACATCTGGATCACAGGAATATCGAAGGTTTTTTAATTCTATTAGAGGAGCAGAAACGATTAACAGAAGAAAAAATTAAAAAACTAGAGCAAATTAATAGCAGGTTTCAAAATAGAATAAAGGACATTAAACGGGCACGAGCAATAAAGGAATTGGATGTTCCATTCATAAAAAGGATGGAAGAAAGAAGGATAGTAAGGTTAATGGAAAGAATCAGTTCAGAACCAGAGCTGGAAGTTTCCCTGCGGCAATTAGAGAGTCAGTCCAATAGGAGTTCTTCTATATTCATTGGGGGAGTGGGTCTTACCTTAAGTATTAATAATATAGTAAACAACAAATTCAATGAATATAACTCAATATTTATTTTAATTGAAGAAGATGATATTCAGAGTCCTTTAGTGGCCACCATTCCAGAAGGAATGTATGTTTGTATTTATTATAACGGTAATCATAGCGCTTCCCCTGAACATTATCGAGCCTTACTGAATTTTATTAATGATAATGGTTTCGAAATTATCGGGGACTCCATTGAAAGAACAATAATAGACCATTATATCTCCGGTAGTAAAGAAGACTATTTGACAGAAATACAAATACCAATAAAGTATTGA
- a CDS encoding DUF554 domain-containing protein, with protein sequence MFGTIFNTMMILIGSIVGSIFKKGIKDEYHNILMQAMGLVALGLGINALVEHLPSSKYPVLFIISLAAGGLLGQRMDLESKFNALVNKYSKGNLAEGLATAILLFCIGTLSIIGPVEAALKGDYTYLLANGILDGITSIVLASTFGIGIAVSGIVLFIWQGSIYLIAILMENSINNDLLNEVTIVGGILIIASGLSILGIKKCNTLNLLPSIIIPPLVFFVMHLFNL encoded by the coding sequence ATGTTTGGAACAATCTTTAATACAATGATGATACTAATAGGTAGCATTGTCGGTAGCATCTTTAAAAAGGGAATAAAAGATGAATATCATAACATTCTAATGCAGGCTATGGGGTTAGTTGCATTGGGGTTAGGAATTAATGCGTTAGTAGAACATTTACCTTCTAGTAAATATCCTGTACTTTTTATAATAAGTTTAGCAGCAGGGGGATTGCTTGGTCAAAGGATGGATTTGGAATCAAAATTTAATGCTTTAGTTAATAAGTATTCCAAGGGTAATTTAGCTGAAGGGTTAGCGACTGCTATCTTATTATTTTGTATCGGAACACTATCGATTATTGGTCCTGTTGAGGCAGCGTTAAAGGGAGATTATACGTATCTTCTTGCAAATGGGATACTGGATGGAATTACTTCTATTGTTTTAGCATCCACATTTGGCATTGGTATTGCTGTTTCAGGAATTGTTTTATTTATTTGGCAGGGTTCGATTTATTTAATTGCTATTTTAATGGAGAACTCCATAAATAATGATCTTCTAAACGAAGTGACCATTGTAGGAGGTATATTAATCATAGCATCAGGTTTAAGTATTTTGGGGATTAAGAAATGTAATACCTTAAATCTTCTACCATCAATAATAATTCCTCCACTTGTTTTTTTTGTTATGCATTTATTCAATTTATAA
- a CDS encoding GNAT family N-acetyltransferase, with protein MRIASKEDIKGVLRVYVDSWRTTYRGLVPDDYLDELSYEDAEKRWIDFLNNENEPFIYVAISNTGKIIGFASGKSIDENNFDGELYSLYLLQECRGLGVGRQLVSAIAKHFKEKCIYSMMVWVMKQNKSGLGFYERMGGKEYIHRTSTFGGAAVEDVAYGWKNISELCIE; from the coding sequence ATGAGAATAGCAAGTAAAGAAGATATAAAGGGCGTATTAAGAGTTTATGTTGATAGTTGGAGGACTACTTATCGTGGTCTAGTACCTGACGATTATCTGGACGAATTATCGTACGAAGATGCAGAAAAAAGATGGATTGATTTTTTAAATAACGAAAATGAACCTTTTATTTATGTTGCAATTAGTAATACAGGGAAAATTATAGGTTTTGCATCAGGTAAAAGTATTGATGAAAATAATTTTGATGGAGAACTATATTCGCTTTATCTCTTACAGGAATGTAGAGGATTAGGTGTTGGTAGGCAGCTTGTTTCAGCTATTGCTAAACATTTTAAAGAAAAATGTATTTATTCTATGATGGTTTGGGTAATGAAACAGAATAAATCTGGACTTGGTTTTTATGAACGTATGGGAGGAAAAGAATATATTCATAGGACTAGTACGTTTGGAGGAGCAGCAGTAGAGGATGTTGCGTATGGCTGGAAGAATATTTCAGAATTATGTATTGAGTAA
- a CDS encoding serine kinase, producing the protein MFLGILLILFGAFLLGLTIDQFGDLGNIIMNIIGIGCLLVGALLGKKKN; encoded by the coding sequence TTGTTTTTGGGTATTTTACTCATTTTGTTCGGTGCTTTTTTGCTAGGGTTAACAATTGATCAATTCGGTGATTTAGGTAATATTATTATGAATATAATTGGTATTGGTTGTCTATTAGTTGGTGCTCTATTAGGAAAAAAGAAAAATTAA
- a CDS encoding DUF3221 domain-containing protein, with protein MKRKYPILFSIVLIGLLSACSFSEDDNQGVVIETENSNFIGTIKEINGHRALVYAKIFEGNPEGDVFVDLSVNNTKTFKVGDKIKVEFDGTVLESYPAQINTLSVELIE; from the coding sequence TTGAAAAGAAAATATCCTATATTATTCTCAATTGTATTAATTGGATTACTATCTGCGTGTAGTTTTTCTGAAGATGATAATCAAGGAGTAGTAATTGAAACAGAAAATTCTAACTTTATAGGAACAATCAAGGAAATCAACGGTCACAGGGCACTCGTTTATGCCAAAATATTTGAGGGAAACCCAGAAGGTGATGTGTTTGTTGACCTTTCTGTAAATAATACAAAAACATTCAAGGTCGGGGACAAGATAAAGGTAGAATTTGATGGAACGGTTTTAGAATCATATCCTGCCCAAATTAATACACTTTCTGTTGAATTGATTGAGTAA
- a CDS encoding YczE/YyaS/YitT family protein, with amino-acid sequence MKYAFYVAGIFTLTLGISFTIQSDLGTSPFDALLVGLSLNVGLTVGSWEIIIAFILIGCNSFIKRQKPELLGLVTAFITGIGIDMWILLLHNLLTPELLSSKLVCFGIGMVLIGMGTAIYLHTNFAPIPIDRLTLIIQELTRTNILFSRTLIYFVFLIMALLFKGPIGVGTVLTVCFGGVLLNYFMPVTRRMLDRI; translated from the coding sequence GTGAAATATGCTTTTTATGTAGCAGGAATTTTCACCTTAACGCTTGGTATTTCATTCACAATCCAATCTGATCTTGGTACATCACCTTTTGATGCACTTTTGGTTGGTTTATCCTTAAACGTTGGGCTAACGGTGGGCAGCTGGGAGATCATTATAGCTTTCATACTGATAGGCTGTAATTCATTTATAAAAAGACAAAAACCTGAATTGTTGGGTTTGGTAACAGCTTTTATCACGGGTATTGGTATTGATATGTGGATTTTACTATTACACAACTTACTAACACCTGAACTATTATCTAGTAAACTGGTTTGCTTTGGAATCGGCATGGTTCTAATTGGAATGGGGACTGCGATATATTTACACACAAATTTTGCTCCTATTCCAATCGATCGTTTAACTTTAATCATTCAAGAATTAACCAGAACTAATATACTGTTTTCGAGAACACTCATTTATTTTGTATTCTTAATTATGGCATTATTATTCAAAGGACCAATTGGTGTTGGAACTGTACTTACAGTTTGTTTTGGTGGAGTATTACTTAATTATTTTATGCCAGTTACGAGGAGAATGCTAGATAGGATTTAA
- a CDS encoding GNAT family N-acetyltransferase — protein sequence MNVKRITLDEDLKAAFAIRKEVFVKEQGVPLEGEFDQFDTLNGLCEHILVHYNDQPVGTGRLRVADGFGKLERICILKPFRKFGLGKVMIKALEEIAEEEGILQVKLHGQTQAEGFYKKLGYQTSSPIFMEEGIPHILMVKELTSK from the coding sequence ATGAATGTAAAAAGAATTACGCTTGATGAAGATTTAAAGGCAGCATTTGCTATTCGAAAAGAAGTATTTGTGAAGGAACAAGGTGTCCCTTTAGAAGGTGAATTTGATCAATTTGATACACTGAATGGACTTTGTGAGCATATATTAGTTCATTACAATGATCAACCAGTCGGAACAGGAAGACTAAGAGTAGCAGATGGCTTTGGAAAATTAGAAAGAATTTGTATCCTAAAGCCATTTCGTAAATTTGGACTAGGTAAAGTTATGATTAAAGCATTGGAAGAAATTGCAGAAGAAGAAGGAATATTGCAGGTCAAATTACACGGACAAACACAGGCAGAGGGTTTTTATAAAAAACTTGGGTACCAAACCTCTTCTCCTATATTTATGGAAGAGGGAATCCCCCACATTTTAATGGTAAAAGAACTAACTTCTAAATAA